Proteins co-encoded in one Candidatus Pelagibacter sp. RS40 genomic window:
- the hisE gene encoding phosphoribosyl-ATP diphosphatase: MLTALEDLVTLARERKKNPVEGSYTNKLLEDKTLSKEKVLEEIGELIESVEKNTNKIHEAADVFYHLIIYLEKSGIMIEEVMNELKQRKK; encoded by the coding sequence ATGCTTACAGCTTTAGAAGATCTTGTTACTCTTGCAAGAGAAAGAAAAAAGAACCCAGTCGAAGGATCTTATACTAATAAACTCTTAGAAGATAAAACTTTATCAAAAGAAAAAGTTCTAGAAGAGATAGGTGAATTAATCGAATCTGTAGAAAAAAATACAAACAAAATTCATGAAGCTGCAGACGTTTTTTATCATTTAATCATTTATCTCGAAAAAAGTGGAATTATGATAGAAGAAGTAATGAATGAATTAAAGCAAAGAAAGAAATAA
- the hisF gene encoding imidazole glycerol phosphate synthase subunit HisF, which yields MLKNRIIPCLDVKNGRVVKGINFVDLKDAGDPVEQAKIYSDGGADEICFLDITASNENRDTIYDVVKETSKKCFVPLTVGGGVRSVDDINKLLNCGADKVSINTAAVQNPRVVEESSKKFGSQCIVVAIDAKKKGDTWEIFTHGGRKETGINAIEFALKMEKSGAGELLVTSMDKDGTQSGYDIELMKTISESVNIPVIASGGVGTLDHLVDGIKSGASAVLAASIFHYGTYSVNEAKQYLASKDIPVRI from the coding sequence ATGCTTAAAAATAGAATTATCCCTTGTTTAGATGTTAAAAATGGAAGAGTTGTCAAAGGTATAAATTTTGTTGATCTAAAAGATGCTGGAGATCCAGTTGAACAAGCAAAAATTTATAGTGATGGTGGTGCTGATGAAATATGTTTTTTAGATATCACAGCATCAAACGAAAATAGAGATACTATTTACGATGTGGTTAAGGAAACCTCAAAAAAATGTTTTGTGCCTTTGACAGTTGGAGGAGGTGTGAGAAGTGTTGATGATATAAACAAACTTTTAAACTGTGGTGCAGACAAAGTTTCCATAAATACAGCCGCAGTCCAAAACCCAAGGGTTGTTGAAGAAAGCTCTAAAAAATTCGGTTCACAATGTATTGTGGTTGCAATAGATGCAAAAAAAAAAGGAGACACATGGGAAATATTTACCCATGGTGGTAGAAAAGAAACAGGAATTAATGCAATAGAATTTGCCCTTAAAATGGAAAAAAGTGGAGCAGGGGAATTACTTGTTACCTCAATGGATAAGGATGGCACTCAATCCGGATATGATATTGAATTAATGAAAACTATTTCTGAAAGTGTAAATATTCCTGTCATTGCATCTGGCGGTGTTGGAACCTTAGATCATTTGGTTGATGGAATAAAATCAGGTGCAAGCGCAGTTTTAGCAGCATCAATATTTCATTACGGCACATACTCAGTTAATGAGGCAAAGCAGTATTTGGCTTCAAAAGATATACCTGTTAGGATCTAA
- the hisA gene encoding 1-(5-phosphoribosyl)-5-[(5-phosphoribosylamino)methylideneamino]imidazole-4-carboxamide isomerase, translating into MKIFPAIDIKDKKCVRLIKGEFENKTEYGMSPFEQASKYKDYGFKNLHIVDLDGALTGETVNLDIIQEIVKKCDLKIEIGGGIRNFESIKKYTDAGVEKVILGSAAIKDKDFLKGACEKFHNKIALGLDAKDGYLSVSGWKENSNQLTLDYLKEVNNFGVSRLIYTDINKDGMKQSPNFKETEVVANNSNCPVIISGGVSNIDDIKKAKELNNENIEGIIVGKAIYDGDIKLEELAKEIDA; encoded by the coding sequence ATGAAGATTTTTCCTGCAATAGACATCAAAGACAAAAAATGTGTAAGACTAATTAAAGGAGAATTTGAAAATAAAACTGAATACGGGATGTCTCCATTTGAACAAGCTTCAAAATATAAAGATTATGGATTTAAAAATTTACACATTGTAGATTTAGATGGAGCCTTAACAGGGGAGACTGTTAATTTGGATATCATTCAAGAAATAGTAAAGAAGTGTGATCTTAAAATTGAAATTGGTGGTGGAATTAGAAACTTTGAAAGCATCAAAAAATATACTGATGCTGGTGTTGAAAAGGTTATTTTAGGAAGCGCGGCTATTAAAGATAAAGACTTTTTAAAAGGTGCTTGTGAAAAGTTTCATAATAAAATTGCATTAGGTCTAGATGCAAAAGATGGATATTTGTCAGTTTCAGGATGGAAAGAAAACTCTAACCAGCTGACTTTGGATTATTTAAAAGAGGTGAATAACTTTGGAGTAAGTAGATTAATTTATACAGACATCAATAAAGATGGAATGAAGCAAAGTCCTAATTTCAAGGAGACTGAGGTAGTGGCTAATAATTCGAATTGTCCAGTAATAATATCCGGCGGGGTATCAAATATAGATGATATTAAAAAAGCAAAAGAATTAAATAACGAAAATATTGAAGGTATAATTGTTGGTAAAGCTATATATGATGGAGATATTAAGTTAGAAGAACTTGCGAAAGAAATAGATGCTTAA